A genomic segment from Takifugu rubripes chromosome 20, fTakRub1.2, whole genome shotgun sequence encodes:
- the hdlbpa gene encoding high density lipoprotein binding protein a, with translation MSSVAVLTQEIFNEHRSGLLPEQSNAAVAGTSVGEEEDALPTYKEAFPPLPEKAASPEGTQETANAWTSKIRSLKSSIITQVFHVPLEERKYKDISQFGEGDQAKVCVDIMQKTGAHLELSLAKDQGLSIMVSGKMDAVMKARKEIVSRLQTQASTTVAIPKEHHRFVIGKNGEKLQELELKTATKIQIPRPDDLSNQIKISGTKEGLEKAKHEILLISAEQDKRAVERVNIDKVYHPFITGAYNKLVGELMQETGARINVPPPSVNKTEVVITGEKEQVALAIVMIKKIFEEKKKNTTTIAVEVKKSQHKYVIGPKGNTLQEILDKTGVSVEIPPSDSSSETIILRGEPDRLGQALTEVYAKANSYTIGMVSAPSWLHRFIIGKKGQNLAKITQQMPKVHIEFTEGEDRITLEGPTKDVQMVQSQIEVTVADLISRMDYTEITVDPKFHRHLIGKGGVNINRIKELHKVTVRIPPDNEKSNLIRIEGDPQGVQEAKKELLELASRMENERTKDLIIEQRFHRAIIGQKGEKIKEVRDKFPEVIINFPDPAQKSDIVQLRGPRNEVEKCAKFMQKIVAEMVENSYSVSVPIFKQFHRNIIGKGGSNIKKIREETNTKIDLPAENSNSEMIVITGKKANCEAARNRVLAIQKELANITEMEVSIPSKLHNSLIGSKGRFVRSIMEECGGVHIHFPTEGSGNDKVTIRGPVEEVAKAKQQLLALAEEKQTKNFTAELQAKPEYHKFLIGKGGGNIRKVRDSTGARIIFPTADDKDQELITVIGTEEAVQEAQKELEELIKGLDNVIEDTMTVDPKHHRYFVSRRGQVLRDLADEYGGVMVSFPRTGSQSEKVIIKGAKECVEAAKKRMQEIVEDLDAQVTVECVIPQKFHRSIMGPKGSRIQQITRDHNVLIKFPEREDLQAPSADIAVKENGETNGELKEALDPNAPKKCDVIVISGRKERCDTALEALKALVPVTIEVEVPFELHRYIIGQKGSGIRKMMDEFEVNIQVPAPDQQSHNIYITGLASQLDRAKEGLLERVKELQAEQEDRALRSYRLTMTVDPKYHPKIIGRKGAVITNIRTEHDVNIQFPEKNDESQDQITITGYEHKAIAARDAIQAIVDELEEMISEDITLDSRVHARIIGARGKGIRKIMDEFKVDLRFPPTGAADPNLVTVIGRPELVDEAIDHLLNLEEEYMADVVENEAKMAYRRPAASAADEHRGPSKGFVVREAPWATANEKAPDMSSSEDFPSFGAPVATKASPWGPKRF, from the exons ATGAGCTCAGTCGCCGTACTTACGCAGGAGATCTTCAACGAGCACCGCAGCGGGCTTCTACCAGAGCAAAGTAATG CTGCTGTGGCAGGAACCAGTGTtggggaagaggaagatgcCCTTCCTACTTACAAGGAGGCCTTTCCACCTCTGCCTGAGAAGGCCGCCTCACCGGAGGGGACCCAGGAAACCGCCAACGCCTGGACATCCAAGATCCGTTCCCTAAAGTCTTCTATCATTACACAG gTTTTCCATGTGCCACTTGAGGAGCGTAAGTACAAGGACATCAGCCAATTTGGGGAAGGAGACCAAGCAAAGGTCTGTGTTGACATCATGCAAAAAACTGGAGCCCACCTGGAGCTGTCTTTGGCAAAAGATCAGGGTCTCTCCATCATGGTGTCTGGGAAGATGGATGCCGTGATGAAGGCCCGCAAGGAGATTGTGTCCCGACTGCAGACTCAG GCTTCAACGACTGTTGCGATTCCCAAGGAACACCATCGTTTTGTCATCGGCAAAAACGGGGAAAAGCTTCAGGAGCTGGAGCTCAAAACGGCTACCAAAATTCAAATCCCACGACCTGACGACCTTAGCAACCAGATCAAGATCTCTGGTACCAAGGAGGGCCTGGAGAAGGCCAAGCACGAGATCCTGTTGATTTCTGCCGAACAG GACAAGCGTGCTGTGGAGAGAGTGAACATTGACAAAGTGTATCACCCGTTCATCACTGGTGCCTATAATAAGTTGGTTGGAGAATTGATGCAGGAGACGGGTGCCCGCATTAATGTCCCCCCTCCAAGTGTGAACAAGACGGAGGTTGTCATCACTGGGGAAAAAGAGCAGGTTGCTCTTGCCATAGTGATGATTAAAAAGATTTTTGAAGAGAAG AAAAAGAATACCACCACTATTGCAGTAGAAGTAAAGAAATCTCAGCACAAGTATGTGATTGGCCCCAAGGGAAACACCCTACAGGAAATTCTGGATAAAACTGGCGTTTCCGTCGAGATTCCACCTTCTGACAGCAGCTCGGAAACCATCATCCTCCGTGGGGAACCAGACCGTCTGGGACAGGCCCTCACTGAAGTTTATGCCAAG GCTAATAGCTACACTATTGGTATGGTATCTGCTCCTTCTTGGCTTCATCGCTTCATCATTGGCAAGAAAGGACAAAACCTGGCCAAGATCACCCAACAAATGCCCAAG GTGCATATTGAGTTCACTGAGGGAGAAGATAGAATCACCCTGGAGGGTCCCACCAAGGACGTGCAAATGGTGCAGAGTCAGATCGAAGTCACTGTTGCAGACTTG ATCAGCAGAATGGACTACACAGAGATTACTGTGGATCCCAAATTTCACCGACATCTCATAGGAAAAGGAGGAGTCAACA TAAACCGCATCAAAGAGTTGCACAAGGTGACTGTCCGCATCCCTCCTGACAATGAGAAAAGTAACCTGATCCGTATCGAGGGGGACCCCCAGGGTGTGCAGGAAGCAAAGAAGGAGCTGCTTGAGCTTGCGTCGCGCATG GAGAATGAGCGTACAAAGGACCTGATCATCGAACAGCGCTTCCATAGAGCCATCATTGGCCAAAAGGGGGAGAAGATTAAAGAAGTCCGGGACAAATTTCCAGAG GTTATCATTAATTTCCCTGACCCAGCCCAGAAAAGTGACATTGTTCAGCTTCGAGGTCCACGAAATGAGGTTGAAAAATGTGCCAAATTCATGCAGAAGATAGTGGCTGAAATG GTGGAGAACAGCTACTCTGTCTCAGTCCCCATCTTCAAGCAGTTCCACAGGAACATAATTGGAAAAGGTGGATCAAACATCAAGAAG ATTCGCgaggagacaaacacaaagatTGATCTGCCTGCTGAGAACAGCAACTCGGAGATGATTGTCATTACTGGAAAGAAGGCCAACTGCGAGGCTGCTCGAAATCGCGTCTTGGCCATTCAGAAGGAGCTG GCAAACATAACAGAGATGGAGGTCTCCATCCCATCAAAGTTGCACAACTCCTTGATTGGGTCAAAGGGTCGCTTTGTGCGCTCCATCATGGAGGAGTGTGGCGGCGTGCACATCCACTTCCCCACCGAGGGCTCAGGAAATGATAAAGTCACCATCCGTGGCCCAGTAGAGGAAGTGGCTAAAGccaagcagcagctgcttgcTTTAGCTGAAGAGAAG CAAACAAAGAATTTCACTGCTGAACTGCAAGCAAAGCCTGAATACCACAAGTTTCTCATCGGAAAAGGTGGCGGAAACATCCGCAAAGTTCGCGATAGCACTGGAGCGAGGATCATTTTCCCTACTGCAGATGACAAAGACCAGGAACTAATCACTGTGATTGGCACAGAAGAAGCCGTGCAAGAAGCCCAGAAGGAGCTGGAAGAACTTATTAAGGGTTTG GACAATGTGATTGAGGACACCATGACGGTGGATCCAAAGCACCACCGTTACTTTGTGTCCCGTCGTGGCCAAGTCCTTCGGGACCTCGCTGATGAATATGGAGGTGTGATGGTGAGCTTTCCACGCACAGGCTCTCAAAGTGAAAAGGTCATAATCAAAGGAGCCAAAGAATGTGTGGAAGCAGCCAAAAAGCGCATGCAAGAAATAGTTGAGGACCTG GATGCACAAGTGACTGTTGAGTGTGTGATCCCCCAGAAGTTCCACCGTTCTATCATGGGCCCCAAGGGCTCACGGATCCAACAAATCACCAGAGATCACAATGTCCTAATTAAGTTTCCAGAGCGCGAAGACCTTCAAG cACCTTCTGCTGACATTGCTGTTAAGGAGAATGGAGAAACAAATGGGGAACTGAAGGAGGCTTTGGATCCAAACGCACCTAAGAAGTGTGACGTGATTGTAATTTCTGGCCGTAAAGAGCGCTGTGATACTGCTCTGGAAGCACTAAAG GCTTTGGTTCCTGTTACCATTGAGGTGGAAGTGCCTTTTGAGCTTCATCGCTACATCATCGGGCAGAAAGGAAGCGGGATTCGGAAGATGATGGATGAATTTGAG GTTAATATTCAAGTGCCTGCACCTGACCAGCAGTCTCATAACATTTACATTACTGGCTTGGCCAGTCAGCTTGACCGTGCCAAAGAGGGCCTCCTGGAGCGTGTCAAAGAGCTGCAGGCTGAGCAGGAAGATCGG GCACTCAGGAGTTATAGATTAACTATGACTGTGGACCCCAAATACCACCCTAAAATCATTGGCCGTAAGGGTGCCGTCATAACGAACATCCGCACCGAGCATGATGTTAATATCCAGTTTCCAGAGAAGAATGATGAGAGCCAG GATCAGATCACCATTACTGGGTATGAACATAAAGCCATAGCAGCACGTGATGCCATTCAGGCTATtgtggatgagctggaggagatgatcTCTGAAGACATCACCTTGGACAGCAGAGTTCATGCTCGTATTATTGGAGCCCGTGGCAAAGGCATCCGCAAGATCATGGATGAGTTTAAG